One stretch of Musicola paradisiaca NCPPB 2511 DNA includes these proteins:
- a CDS encoding amino acid ABC transporter substrate-binding protein gives MKKVSSALLSVALLTTAFASHAQDDLSAIKAAGVIKFGTEGTYAPYTYHDQSGKLVGFDVEIGRAVAEKLGVKAEFVEGRWDGLIAGVDAKRYDAVINQVGVTKERQAKFDFSKPYIDARSVLIVRGDNTTIKNFDELKGRKSAQSLTSNYSKLATSYGANIVPTDGFNQSLELVLSGRADATLNDNLSFLDFKKHKPDANVKVVATAESGDPSAILVRKNQPQLVEALNSALDQIKADGTYKTISVRYFGQDVSQ, from the coding sequence ATGAAAAAAGTAAGCTCCGCCCTGCTCTCTGTTGCATTATTGACCACAGCATTCGCCAGCCATGCACAGGACGATCTCAGCGCCATCAAAGCGGCAGGCGTCATCAAATTCGGTACGGAAGGAACCTATGCGCCCTATACCTATCACGACCAGTCCGGCAAACTGGTTGGCTTCGATGTGGAAATCGGCCGCGCTGTGGCTGAAAAGCTTGGCGTAAAAGCAGAATTTGTTGAAGGACGTTGGGATGGCTTGATTGCCGGCGTGGATGCAAAACGCTACGACGCGGTGATCAATCAGGTCGGCGTCACCAAGGAACGTCAGGCAAAATTCGACTTCTCCAAACCCTATATCGACGCCCGCTCCGTACTGATCGTCCGCGGCGATAACACTACCATCAAGAATTTCGACGAACTGAAAGGCCGTAAGTCAGCCCAAAGCCTGACCAGCAACTATTCAAAGCTGGCCACCAGCTATGGCGCCAATATCGTGCCTACCGATGGTTTCAACCAGTCGCTGGAGCTCGTGCTTAGCGGCCGCGCCGACGCCACGCTGAACGACAACCTGTCTTTCCTCGATTTCAAGAAACATAAGCCTGACGCCAACGTGAAAGTGGTCGCAACGGCGGAAAGCGGCGATCCCTCAGCGATTCTGGTGCGGAAAAACCAGCCGCAACTGGTTGAAGCACTGAATAGTGCGCTGGACCAGATCAAAGCCGACGGCACCTACAAAACGATTTCTGTGCGATACTTTGGGCAAGACGTTTCCCAATAA
- a CDS encoding amino acid ABC transporter substrate-binding protein encodes MKKVIMSTLVAGASLFALANQAHAGATLDAIQKKGFVQCGISDGLPGFSYADAGGKYTGIDVDVCRGVAAAVFGDANKVKYTPLTAKERFTALQSGEVDILSRNTTWTSSRDGGMGLLFTGVTYYDGIGFLTHNKAGLKSAKELDGATVCIQAGTDTELNVADYFKTNNMKYTPVTFDRSDESAKALDSGRCDTLASDQSQLYALRIKLGKPTEFVVLPEVISKEPLGPVVRRGDEDWFAIVRWTLFAMLNAEEMGITSKNVDALAAKPTTPDMAHLLGKEGNFGKDLKLPNDWAYKIVKQVGNYGEVFERNVGQGSELKIKRGLNELWNKGGIQYAPAVR; translated from the coding sequence ATGAAAAAAGTGATTATGTCTACGCTGGTTGCCGGCGCTTCACTGTTCGCCCTTGCTAACCAGGCTCATGCTGGCGCAACTCTGGATGCCATTCAGAAGAAAGGATTTGTACAGTGCGGTATCAGTGATGGACTTCCCGGTTTCTCGTATGCTGACGCCGGTGGCAAATACACAGGTATTGACGTTGACGTCTGCCGTGGCGTAGCAGCAGCCGTATTCGGCGATGCCAACAAGGTGAAATACACCCCGCTGACGGCAAAAGAGCGTTTCACCGCCCTGCAGTCCGGCGAAGTTGACATCCTTTCCCGCAATACTACCTGGACTTCCTCACGCGACGGCGGCATGGGCCTGCTGTTTACCGGCGTAACCTACTATGACGGCATCGGCTTCCTGACCCACAACAAAGCGGGCCTGAAAAGCGCTAAAGAGCTGGATGGCGCAACCGTTTGTATCCAGGCCGGTACCGATACCGAGCTGAACGTAGCGGACTACTTCAAAACCAACAACATGAAGTACACCCCGGTCACTTTTGATCGTTCCGACGAAAGCGCCAAGGCGCTGGATTCCGGTCGCTGCGATACGCTGGCTTCCGACCAATCCCAGCTGTACGCGCTGCGCATTAAACTGGGCAAACCGACCGAGTTCGTCGTTCTGCCTGAAGTCATCTCCAAAGAACCGCTGGGCCCGGTTGTCCGTCGCGGCGACGAAGACTGGTTTGCCATCGTCCGCTGGACGCTGTTCGCCATGCTGAACGCCGAAGAAATGGGCATTACGTCCAAAAACGTCGACGCGCTGGCGGCCAAACCGACTACCCCGGATATGGCGCACTTGTTGGGTAAAGAAGGCAACTTCGGCAAAGACCTGAAACTGCCGAACGATTGGGCCTACAAAATCGTCAAACAAGTCGGTAACTATGGCGAAGTGTTTGAACGCAACGTTGGTCAGGGCAGTGAGCTGAAAATCAAGCGCGGTCTGAACGAACTGTGGAACAAGGGCGGCATCCAGTACGCTCCTGCCGTTCGCTAA
- a CDS encoding amino acid ABC transporter permease — protein MLQRPTVKSDLSLTNPAVRAWLYQIILVIAVLAFAGYLVSNTVTNLAQRGITSGFAFLNNSAGFGIIQHLIDYQQGDTYARVFVVGLLNTLLVSAICIVCASLLGFVVGLARLSDNWLLRKLSTFYIETFRNIPPLLQIFFWYFAVLRNLPGPRQAVNALDTFFLSNRGLYIPSAELGSGALSAVLSLVATLMVAILISRRSKRYQALTGQQRKTWPIPLTMLIVLMGLSHLVFGPALHWDVPELKGFNFRGGMVLIPELAALALALSIYTSSFIAEIIRSGIQSVSHGQHEAALSLGLPKSVTLKKVILPQALRVIIPPLTSQYLNIVKNSSLAAAIGYPDMVSLFAGTVLNQTGQAIETIAITMSVYLIISLLISLVMNVYNRKIALIER, from the coding sequence ATGCTTCAACGCCCAACCGTGAAAAGTGATCTTTCACTGACTAATCCAGCGGTGCGCGCCTGGTTGTATCAAATCATTCTTGTCATCGCCGTATTGGCCTTCGCCGGCTATCTGGTAAGCAATACGGTGACGAACCTTGCACAGCGCGGCATTACGTCAGGTTTCGCCTTTCTCAACAACAGCGCCGGCTTCGGCATTATCCAGCACCTGATTGATTACCAGCAGGGGGATACCTATGCGCGTGTGTTCGTTGTCGGGTTACTCAATACGTTGCTGGTTTCAGCTATTTGTATCGTCTGCGCTTCTTTGCTGGGATTCGTCGTCGGGCTTGCGCGTCTGTCGGATAACTGGCTGTTGCGTAAACTCTCCACGTTCTATATCGAAACTTTCCGAAATATTCCGCCGCTGCTGCAGATTTTCTTCTGGTATTTTGCCGTACTGCGCAACCTACCGGGGCCACGTCAGGCGGTGAATGCGCTGGATACATTCTTTCTGAGCAACCGTGGTTTGTACATCCCGTCGGCGGAACTGGGAAGCGGCGCGCTTTCCGCTGTGCTGTCATTGGTTGCGACGTTGATGGTCGCCATACTGATTTCCCGCCGCAGTAAACGTTATCAGGCGCTGACGGGTCAGCAGCGCAAAACCTGGCCGATACCGCTGACGATGCTAATCGTATTAATGGGGTTATCCCATCTGGTGTTCGGCCCTGCGTTGCATTGGGATGTGCCGGAATTGAAAGGCTTCAACTTCCGTGGCGGTATGGTGCTGATTCCCGAACTGGCGGCGCTGGCGCTGGCATTATCGATCTATACGTCATCGTTTATCGCAGAAATCATCCGTTCAGGGATCCAATCCGTTTCGCACGGCCAGCACGAAGCGGCGCTGTCGCTGGGGCTACCCAAGTCAGTGACGCTGAAAAAAGTCATTCTGCCGCAGGCGCTGCGCGTCATTATTCCGCCATTAACCAGCCAGTATCTGAACATTGTGAAGAACTCGTCGCTGGCGGCAGCTATCGGTTATCCAGACATGGTGTCGCTGTTTGCCGGGACAGTGCTTAACCAGACCGGTCAGGCGATTGAAACTATCGCCATCACCATGTCGGTATACCTGATCATCAGCCTGTTGATTTCATTGGTGATGAACGTCTACAACCGGAAGATCGCGTTAATTGAGCGCTAA
- a CDS encoding LysR family transcriptional regulator — MNKINIETMDLNLFKVFEALYEEGGAGRAALRLGVTQSAISAALGRMRNIYGDRLFERTGRGLRPTRRADELHPIISDALNKCRQSLSMANSVGDEFQGRTVTMGWSDDYEIALARTLTNQVAAEYPGIRLIFRQTHSRVAADMLMERAVDLAISTEGFSSSILGRQVLGGGSYACLLDNRPDAPDALTLEEYIRRRHILVSSGGFIGIVDEALAALGLQRRIEVSTTHFAAVPYLLKGSESLVTLPAHAAYPIAAIADLRVLPCPLVLPGYAIELGWRLDALRDPAVVAVRQAVQCVFAERRSDDEYGLISGRLNKKEPPDGRS, encoded by the coding sequence ATGAATAAAATTAATATCGAGACGATGGATCTGAACCTCTTCAAGGTATTTGAAGCTTTGTATGAAGAGGGCGGCGCTGGTCGTGCGGCATTACGGCTGGGCGTCACCCAGTCGGCGATCAGCGCTGCGCTGGGGCGTATGAGGAATATCTACGGCGATCGTCTGTTTGAGCGCACAGGGCGGGGGTTACGTCCGACGCGGCGCGCAGATGAACTCCATCCCATCATCAGCGATGCGCTCAACAAGTGTCGCCAGAGCTTGTCGATGGCGAATTCGGTGGGGGATGAATTTCAGGGGCGCACGGTGACGATGGGATGGTCCGACGATTATGAGATTGCGCTGGCCAGGACGCTGACCAATCAGGTCGCTGCGGAATATCCCGGTATTCGGCTGATCTTCCGGCAGACCCACAGCCGAGTAGCTGCGGATATGCTGATGGAGCGAGCGGTGGATCTGGCTATTTCCACGGAGGGGTTTTCGTCAAGTATTCTGGGTCGGCAAGTGCTGGGCGGCGGGAGTTATGCCTGCCTGCTGGACAACCGGCCAGATGCGCCGGATGCGCTGACGTTGGAAGAGTACATCCGTCGTCGACATATTTTGGTTTCATCGGGCGGATTTATCGGCATCGTGGATGAAGCGCTGGCGGCACTCGGGTTGCAGCGTCGGATTGAAGTATCCACTACCCATTTTGCAGCCGTTCCTTATCTGCTTAAGGGGTCAGAATCGCTGGTGACGCTGCCGGCCCATGCCGCCTACCCGATTGCGGCAATCGCCGATCTGCGCGTGCTGCCTTGTCCGCTGGTTTTGCCTGGTTACGCCATTGAACTGGGGTGGCGGCTCGACGCATTACGCGATCCGGCGGTCGTCGCCGTCAGGCAAGCGGTTCAATGCGTGTTTGCCGAACGGCGATCTGACGACGAATACGGCCTGATCTCCGGAAGATTGAACAAAAAAGAGCCGCCCGATGGCCGTTCTTAG
- a CDS encoding CTP synthase C-terminal region-related (seleno)protein, which yields MKQNAGIVLIGDYNPAVIAHQAIPPAITLAARHLGISTEFQWIHSEQLSPRQLAEADAVWCVPASPYSNDENILQAIRYARESGTPFLGTCGGCQYALLEYARHVLQWQDASNAEVTQQGRCVIAPLQCEMVEKQGDIHLAPDSHVARAYSTLDITEGYRCRYGINEDFRRDFTAATVNVTGTDDNGDIRAIELSDHPFFVGTLFQPERAALKEIAPPLVIALLRAAVQR from the coding sequence ATGAAACAAAATGCCGGAATCGTGCTGATAGGTGACTACAATCCCGCCGTCATCGCCCATCAGGCCATCCCCCCCGCCATAACCCTGGCAGCTCGCCACCTCGGAATATCCACGGAATTTCAATGGATACACAGCGAACAGTTATCGCCCCGGCAGCTTGCAGAGGCTGATGCCGTATGGTGCGTACCCGCCAGCCCTTACAGTAATGACGAAAACATCCTGCAAGCCATCCGCTATGCCCGCGAATCCGGCACGCCGTTTCTCGGCACCTGCGGCGGTTGCCAATATGCCTTGCTGGAATATGCCCGTCACGTGTTGCAATGGCAGGACGCCAGCAATGCGGAAGTCACCCAGCAAGGGCGTTGCGTCATTGCACCATTACAATGCGAGATGGTGGAAAAGCAAGGCGATATCCATTTAGCGCCAGACAGCCATGTCGCCCGTGCATACAGCACACTGGATATTACCGAAGGCTATCGCTGCCGATATGGCATCAATGAGGATTTTCGCCGCGATTTTACTGCGGCGACCGTCAATGTGACCGGCACCGACGACAACGGCGATATCCGGGCGATCGAACTTTCAGACCATCCGTTTTTTGTCGGCACGCTATTCCAACCTGAGCGCGCTGCACTAAAAGAGATAGCGCCGCCGCTGGTTATCGCGCTGTTGCGGGCCGCCGTCCAACGCTAG
- a CDS encoding putative bifunctional diguanylate cyclase/phosphodiesterase produces the protein MMLIVSWDTLMIAISWLVAFIASFVALDMAGKVAYCEKRVALFWLTAAGTAMGMGIWAMHFIGMLAMHLPITVSHNLNLTAVSLLVAIFSSLISLHLTASAPQLTRARLVLAAQTFGGGVVCMHYTGVAAIAVADGIHWNGWWVAVSIPVAFVASGIAMWLAFSLRLRQRLFARLAAALVIGAAIAAIQYIGFSPLAHYHGDSVNQRELSVWVSAISLLILGAMLVISMLDAQWRASRLTDSLRQANDQLARLAMHDALTGLPNRMQLERELESCLHHARQHRQTFALMYMDLDGFKIVNDAWGHYLGDQLLAGVTTRLREYLGPGMTLARIGGDEFVLLMRDCGEEQAAALADKLVQAIEQPFHQSGYTLRVTLSVGISLFPRDGATSHDLRLNADTAMYSIKQTGRNGWIFYSPSFSHHGNHQPELLQALPKALALNQFRLWYQPKYRPPNGPIHGFEALIRWQHPQKGLLLPDKFLPMAEKTGLIIAIGEWVINEACRQLQVWHQQGQVHWTVAINISPVQFDQHNLVSVISDALAKYQIPPYMLTLEITESVAMRNLEKSLNILHELDRLGVKVSIDDFGTGYSNLLSLRRLPARELKIDRTFVKDLLLHNKNAVVVTTIIEMARSMNLEVVAEGVETPEQQELLTRLGCYSLQGFLLAPPMPPDHINEQLALPR, from the coding sequence ATGATGTTAATCGTTTCGTGGGACACACTGATGATTGCCATATCCTGGTTAGTGGCGTTTATCGCCTCTTTTGTCGCACTGGATATGGCTGGCAAGGTTGCCTATTGCGAAAAACGTGTTGCCTTGTTCTGGCTGACAGCGGCTGGTACCGCCATGGGCATGGGTATCTGGGCGATGCATTTTATCGGCATGTTGGCAATGCACCTACCGATAACGGTGAGCCATAACCTCAACCTCACCGCGGTGTCCTTACTGGTCGCCATATTTTCCTCTCTGATTTCACTGCATCTCACGGCTTCAGCCCCCCAACTCACACGCGCCAGACTGGTGCTTGCCGCGCAGACTTTCGGCGGCGGCGTAGTCTGCATGCATTACACCGGCGTGGCGGCAATCGCGGTTGCCGACGGCATACACTGGAACGGTTGGTGGGTAGCGGTATCCATACCGGTAGCCTTTGTCGCTTCCGGCATAGCGATGTGGCTGGCGTTTTCTCTGCGTCTACGGCAACGGTTATTTGCCCGCCTTGCCGCAGCGCTGGTGATAGGCGCTGCGATCGCCGCCATACAGTACATCGGCTTCTCGCCGCTGGCGCACTATCACGGAGACAGCGTCAATCAACGCGAGCTTTCCGTCTGGGTATCGGCAATATCGTTGTTGATCCTCGGCGCCATGCTGGTGATTTCTATGCTTGACGCCCAGTGGCGGGCGTCCCGCTTAACCGACAGTTTGAGGCAGGCCAACGACCAGTTGGCACGGCTCGCCATGCACGATGCGCTGACCGGGTTGCCCAACCGCATGCAACTGGAAAGGGAACTGGAATCCTGCCTTCATCACGCCCGCCAGCACCGGCAAACCTTTGCGTTGATGTATATGGATCTCGACGGTTTCAAAATCGTCAATGATGCCTGGGGGCACTACCTCGGCGATCAGTTACTGGCTGGCGTGACGACGCGCCTGCGCGAGTATCTGGGGCCAGGCATGACCCTGGCACGGATTGGCGGGGACGAATTCGTGCTGCTGATGCGAGACTGCGGCGAAGAGCAGGCTGCGGCGCTGGCCGACAAACTGGTACAGGCGATTGAGCAGCCATTCCACCAGTCGGGCTATACGCTGCGGGTCACGCTCAGCGTCGGCATCAGTCTGTTTCCGCGAGACGGTGCAACATCCCATGACCTCAGGCTCAACGCCGACACCGCGATGTACAGCATCAAACAGACCGGGCGCAACGGCTGGATATTCTACAGCCCGTCGTTCAGCCACCATGGCAACCACCAGCCGGAGCTGTTGCAAGCGTTGCCAAAAGCGTTGGCGCTCAACCAATTCCGTTTATGGTATCAACCCAAATATCGGCCGCCGAATGGCCCCATCCACGGCTTTGAAGCACTGATTCGCTGGCAGCATCCGCAAAAGGGCCTGCTACTGCCCGATAAGTTTCTGCCCATGGCGGAAAAAACCGGTCTGATTATCGCCATCGGCGAATGGGTCATCAACGAGGCCTGTCGACAATTGCAGGTCTGGCACCAGCAAGGTCAGGTTCACTGGACCGTAGCCATTAACATTTCTCCCGTCCAATTCGACCAGCATAATCTGGTCAGCGTGATTTCCGACGCACTGGCGAAATACCAGATTCCGCCGTACATGCTGACGCTGGAAATCACCGAAAGCGTCGCCATGCGCAATCTGGAAAAAAGCCTGAATATCCTCCACGAGCTGGATCGACTGGGGGTCAAAGTCTCGATCGACGACTTTGGCACCGGTTACTCCAATCTGCTTTCCCTGCGCCGGCTGCCGGCCAGAGAGTTGAAGATCGACAGGACGTTCGTTAAGGACTTACTGCTCCATAATAAAAACGCCGTGGTAGTCACTACTATCATCGAGATGGCCCGTTCCATGAACCTGGAAGTGGTTGCGGAAGGCGTGGAAACACCGGAGCAACAGGAATTGCTCACCCGCCTCGGCTGCTATTCCTTGCAGGGATTCCTGCTCGCGCCACCGATGCCGCCAGACCATATCAACGAACAACTGGCGCTCCCTCGCTAA
- a CDS encoding amino acid ABC transporter permease translates to MTTRTTSNPTPVNNAIAWARRNLFSSVTNSILTLVCLWLLWELLPPLLNWAIFKASWIGDSRGDCTPDGACWVFIHARFSQFMYGLYPREEIWRINFALVLALISILPMFWRALPHRGRYIAVWCVVYPLLAWWLLFGGFGGLPRVETRQWGGLTLTIIIAAIGIAGALPLGILLALGRRSNMPILRSLCVIFIEFWRGVPLITVLFMSSVMLPLFLTEGTNIDKLLRALVGVILFQSAYVAEVVRGGLQALPKGQYEAAQALALGYWRMQGLVILPQALKLVIPGLVNTIIALFKDTSLVIIIGLFDLFSSIQQATVDPTWLGMSTEGYVFAAILYWIFCFSMSRYSQHLEKRFDTGHKSH, encoded by the coding sequence ATGACGACACGTACTACATCCAACCCGACGCCCGTCAACAACGCTATTGCCTGGGCGCGGCGTAATCTGTTCTCCAGCGTGACCAACAGCATACTGACGCTGGTCTGTTTGTGGCTGCTGTGGGAGCTGCTCCCCCCCTTGCTTAACTGGGCGATTTTCAAGGCCAGTTGGATCGGCGATTCACGCGGAGACTGTACGCCGGATGGCGCCTGCTGGGTCTTCATCCATGCCCGATTCAGCCAATTCATGTATGGGTTGTATCCGCGGGAAGAAATTTGGCGCATCAATTTTGCACTGGTACTGGCGTTAATCAGCATCCTACCGATGTTTTGGCGAGCATTACCTCACCGCGGCCGTTATATCGCCGTCTGGTGCGTGGTTTATCCATTGCTGGCCTGGTGGCTGCTATTCGGCGGATTCGGCGGGCTTCCCCGTGTGGAAACACGCCAGTGGGGCGGGTTGACGCTGACGATTATCATCGCCGCTATTGGTATCGCGGGTGCGTTGCCGCTAGGCATATTGCTGGCGTTGGGGCGCCGCTCCAACATGCCGATCCTGCGTTCGTTGTGCGTTATTTTCATCGAGTTCTGGCGCGGCGTACCCCTGATCACCGTGTTGTTCATGTCATCCGTAATGCTGCCGCTGTTTCTGACGGAAGGCACCAATATCGACAAGTTACTGCGTGCGTTAGTCGGGGTTATCCTTTTTCAGTCGGCTTATGTCGCCGAAGTGGTGCGTGGCGGTTTGCAGGCATTGCCGAAAGGGCAATATGAAGCAGCCCAAGCGCTGGCACTTGGTTACTGGCGCATGCAGGGTCTGGTTATCCTGCCTCAGGCGCTGAAACTGGTGATACCCGGTCTGGTCAATACCATTATCGCGCTGTTCAAGGACACCAGTCTGGTGATCATCATTGGGCTTTTTGATTTGTTCAGCAGCATCCAGCAGGCAACCGTTGACCCGACATGGTTAGGGATGTCAACGGAAGGTTATGTCTTCGCCGCCATTCTGTACTGGATTTTCTGCTTCAGCATGTCCCGCTACAGCCAGCATTTAGAAAAACGTTTTGATACCGGACACAAGTCCCATTGA
- a CDS encoding YdgH/BhsA/McbA-like domain containing protein encodes MKYIKNFVSIITLATVSCGSFAATEIQHTQGQAIGTVSARASTLDGLQASLSEKASAAGATSFRIISAGGQDQLRGVAELYR; translated from the coding sequence ATGAAATACATCAAAAATTTTGTTTCAATCATCACTCTTGCTACCGTTTCCTGTGGTTCCTTTGCCGCTACCGAAATTCAACATACGCAAGGCCAAGCCATCGGCACCGTTTCCGCCCGCGCCAGTACACTGGACGGCCTACAGGCATCGTTGTCGGAAAAAGCCAGCGCCGCCGGTGCCACGTCTTTCCGCATCATCTCCGCAGGCGGCCAAGATCAGCTGCGCGGCGTAGCCGAGTTGTACCGATAA
- a CDS encoding amino acid ABC transporter ATP-binding protein, which produces MNQDTLTSSADHMISLENVNKWYGQFHVLKDINLQVKQGERIVLCGPSGSGKSTTIRCINHLEEHQQGRIVVDGIELNHDSRNIEKIRTEVGMVFQHFNLFPHLTVLQNCTLAPSWVRRMPKKEAEELAMHYLERVRIAAHAHKYPGQLSGGQQQRVAIARSLCMKPKIMLFDEPTSALDPEMVKEVLDTMLGLAEDGMTMLCVTHEMGFARTVANRVIFMDQGEIVEQAPPDIFFTSPRSERTQTFLAQILH; this is translated from the coding sequence ATGAACCAGGACACGTTAACATCATCTGCCGACCACATGATTTCGCTGGAAAATGTGAACAAGTGGTACGGACAATTCCATGTACTGAAAGATATCAATCTGCAAGTAAAACAAGGCGAACGTATTGTACTGTGCGGGCCATCGGGTTCCGGTAAATCAACGACTATCCGCTGCATCAATCATCTTGAAGAACATCAGCAAGGCCGTATCGTAGTCGATGGTATTGAGCTGAATCACGATAGCCGTAATATCGAAAAAATTCGGACGGAAGTCGGCATGGTATTCCAGCACTTCAATCTGTTTCCACACTTAACTGTTCTGCAAAACTGTACGCTGGCGCCGAGTTGGGTTCGCCGTATGCCGAAAAAAGAGGCGGAAGAACTGGCGATGCATTATCTGGAGCGCGTCCGTATCGCCGCCCACGCTCATAAATATCCTGGGCAACTTTCCGGCGGGCAACAGCAGCGTGTGGCTATCGCTCGCTCTCTGTGTATGAAGCCCAAAATCATGCTGTTCGATGAACCAACTTCCGCACTTGACCCCGAAATGGTCAAGGAGGTTCTGGATACCATGCTCGGGTTGGCAGAAGACGGTATGACGATGCTATGCGTGACCCATGAAATGGGCTTCGCCCGTACCGTAGCCAACAGGGTGATCTTTATGGATCAGGGCGAAATCGTTGAGCAAGCGCCACCGGATATCTTCTTTACCAGCCCGCGATCCGAGCGTACTCAAACATTTTTGGCGCAAATTCTGCACTAA
- a CDS encoding carbon-nitrogen hydrolase family protein — protein sequence MSLTTVAALQLGSSPEGKEATLAGILAYENEIIASGARLVVMPEAVLGGYPKGETFGTQLGYRLPEGREAFARYFANAIDVPGQETEALAGLSQRTNASLVVGVIERDGSTLYCSALFFDPQQGLVAKHRKLMPTGTERLIWGQGDGSTLPAVETAAGRIGCAICWENHMPLLRTAMYAKNIDIWCAPTVDERDIWQASMRHIAHEGRCFVISACQVQPSPASLGISIPGWEPDRPLIQGGSVIIGPLGDVLAGPLRGQEGLLTTQVDTKELVRARYDFDVVGHYSRPDVFSLSVDERPKKTVNFL from the coding sequence ATGTCTCTAACGACCGTCGCCGCACTGCAACTGGGTTCATCGCCCGAAGGAAAAGAGGCCACGCTCGCTGGCATTCTGGCCTACGAAAACGAAATCATCGCCAGCGGCGCCCGGCTGGTGGTTATGCCGGAAGCGGTACTGGGCGGCTACCCCAAAGGGGAAACTTTCGGTACGCAATTAGGCTACCGCTTACCGGAAGGTCGGGAAGCCTTTGCCCGCTATTTCGCCAACGCCATTGATGTTCCCGGCCAGGAAACCGAAGCACTGGCGGGGTTGTCGCAACGAACCAATGCCAGCCTGGTGGTCGGCGTGATCGAGCGAGACGGCAGCACGTTGTATTGCAGCGCACTGTTCTTCGATCCCCAACAGGGGTTGGTCGCCAAGCACCGTAAACTGATGCCGACCGGCACCGAACGACTCATCTGGGGACAAGGAGACGGATCGACCCTACCAGCGGTGGAAACGGCCGCCGGCCGCATCGGCTGCGCCATTTGCTGGGAAAACCACATGCCGCTGCTACGTACCGCGATGTACGCCAAAAATATCGACATCTGGTGCGCACCCACCGTGGACGAACGCGATATCTGGCAGGCATCCATGCGGCATATTGCCCATGAAGGGCGCTGTTTTGTTATCAGCGCCTGTCAGGTGCAGCCGTCGCCTGCATCCCTGGGGATCAGTATTCCCGGGTGGGAGCCGGACCGGCCGTTAATTCAGGGCGGCAGCGTCATTATCGGCCCCTTGGGCGATGTGCTGGCAGGGCCGCTGCGCGGACAAGAAGGCTTGCTGACCACGCAGGTGGATACGAAGGAACTGGTACGGGCACGTTACGACTTCGACGTGGTCGGCCACTATTCCCGTCCTGACGTATTTTCCCTCAGTGTGGATGAACGCCCGAAAAAAACCGTCAACTTTCTGTAA